In one Vanessa tameamea isolate UH-Manoa-2023 chromosome 12, ilVanTame1 primary haplotype, whole genome shotgun sequence genomic region, the following are encoded:
- the LOC113392923 gene encoding F-box/LRR-repeat protein 2-like, whose amino-acid sequence MTVYNCDESSQQINILPDELLIYIFKFLPLDTILCCENVCKRWKKLARDQALWRRIVLIYSGKPGQSEVSEKNLEIISTHSEYICCLKIQYVYSYPSIKSVIDQCKNLISLELVMCRIGEEFVNDILNWPKLKKLSLKNSILLLGDKDLIIPFDKFKHLNYLALSDFGLYSFNCETLLQCSHLSHILIEKVKNLEPHFIKELISSQQKILETFHIYGGNSVEDNSLKQLSNCPHLKDLAIIRCENLTDAGLVTLISLKTIEHVQLWNNTNFSELALLRTLGSSTFINLQSLSLSRIQNITPVIVDLISEYYKNLKFLALYQCPRIINTDYEKQLKSKFRNIDVVLY is encoded by the coding sequence ATGACCGTCTATAATTGTGATGAATCTTCGCAACAAATCAATATTTTGCCTGACgagttactaatatatatttttaaatttctcccACTTGATACTATTCTCTGTTGTGAAAATGTGTGTAAAAGGTGGAAAAAATTAGCACGCGACCAAGCATTATGGAGACGCATTGTACTAATTTACTCCGGTAAACCTGGTCAGAGTGAAGTAAGTGAAAAAAACCTTGAGATCATTTCAACTCATAGTGAGTATATTTgctgtttaaaaatacaatatgtttataGTTACCCATCTATTAAATCTGTTATAGaccaatgtaaaaatttaattagtctCGAATTAGTAATGTGTCGAATCGGGGAAGAATTTGTAAATGACATACTAAACTggcctaaattaaaaaaattaagtttaaaaaattctatTCTGCTTTTGGGTGATAAAGACTTAATCATtccatttgataaatttaaacatttaaattacctAGCTTTGTCTGATTTTGGTTTGTATTCTTTTAATTGTGAAACTTTATTGCAATGTAGCCACCTCagtcatattttaattgaaaaagtgAAAAACTTGGAACCCCATTTTATAAAAGAACTGATCAGCTCTCAACAGAAAATACTAGAGACTTTTCATATTTATGGTGGAAATTCTGTTGAAGACAATTCTTTAAAACAGTTATCAAATTGCCCACATCTAAAAGATTTGGCTATAATTAGGTGTGAAAATCTGACCGATGCAGGACTGGTCaccttaatttctttaaaaactaTAGAGCATGTACAGTTATGGAATAATACTAACTTTTCTGAATTAGCTTTGTTAAGGACTCTAGGAAGTTCTACATTCATAAATTTACAAAGCTTGAGTCTATCTCGAATACAAAATATCACTCCTGTTATAGTTGATCTTATATCTGAATATTATAAGAATCTTAAGTTTTTAGCCTTATATCAGTGCCctagaataataaatactgattATGAGAAACaacttaaatcaaaatttagaaatattgatGTAGTTCTTTATTAG